The Acidobacteriota bacterium genome includes a region encoding these proteins:
- a CDS encoding carboxypeptidase regulatory-like domain-containing protein, which produces MSKIFKSLVLCSALLLCAAMAFAASQNAVVYGTVYDASAKPLAGVKVTLENPAIAFSRAATTASDGTYTFSEVPPASGYKVTALQDGKTIDIRGGITVNVGEESVIVPALKAQATPKAVETSAKEMAVTTEKVATAQSGVITGDQLRSLPLYNRNFLTLGTLTPHTHDSGAADPLGQASFSVAGNRSTGNAFVLDGADNRASSSNQAVPFQVNDAIQEFSVVSSAGTAEYGNGNGGTVNVVTKRGGNNWHGAAFGYFGADQLNGDSPLSVYNGGTFDQAAARAGSTTSPALTIYPQFYNDYVATAAFTGYCTDGTAATCNTLFDPAAIRASNDQFKAPWQSQQFGANIGGPILKNRLFMFAGYEGTHIDNPNPIFERVPSTFDKTYDPYGTGTFGFGPSDLNYTLGQNILGLFPAANVIAVPNALEFFQGEAANHTMVHNLLGRADWIHSQNDTWGVRWVGQWLDQLHDNTLPASGAYPGNGSDRNALNQNLNMTYTHIFSSSLLNEAHAGFNRFNLKERPQDRNFDATTLGFVNPQMMTFALAGIDPQYSGAVPFVNGAIAGWEDWFWNGSSSPMAAPGLDGLFPMARIGAPLYAPSVHEDWSWFAADSVSWTKGRHQFKFGGEYRHFLNNVQDGGLNRGLVYSGNIGQFTSASEDCNESCGVAFGFPSFDYAQKNFKPWDIDLHSHAVALFAEDTFHAHQRLTVTLGVRWEYYSRPLEQHNNLWNFDPTANGLVQQGGTAVVDQLGNACTGLGSSAIYPFDPGLSSTNGWDCQAHGDPGLSATNWTNFMPRVGMAWDIFGDGNTVARVGAGMFYDREPTSYTSQLMYNRPTTPFVPGTGATQLPQAIYGDTFNGAGSFGAWGTSTLDPAVMVTQSVLGIPGQFYQSAVQPGAMYARDRFEDGQPRTWQINASIQHQFSSKLVAEAGYVGTYGDNLPVFFNQGFNNEWFCNSSGAFSGACDNNSFAPVFMQTNQGTSHYNSAFLRVRAADWHGLRVNGTYTFSHAHDNASALVFPSLPLTLFGFGCGAQIFVSDNPVSCGADVLGVGGAPAFGGAVSALTTTGQGGVITTPYNIPQDPNNFLRNDWGPSDYNTNHRFVMDWTWDVPSLQKKWGWSKWLDYWQISGIAMAQSGQPYTIYSLVGGELSQRANATGAVTTSTDPNNAISVTNLDTAFNTCGPALPSNGVFFASDGSTGMSCNGNTSRNQFTGPMFSTINLGVQKNFPIGGEGKMLSIRSEFYNLFGAENFYNPISLLSTDGVSVNPDFGKIKSAHDPRQIQFAVRYSW; this is translated from the coding sequence ATGAGTAAGATTTTCAAGTCTCTGGTCCTATGCTCCGCGCTTCTGCTGTGCGCGGCGATGGCGTTCGCTGCATCGCAGAACGCGGTGGTGTACGGGACCGTCTACGACGCCTCGGCTAAGCCTTTGGCGGGCGTGAAAGTGACGCTGGAAAATCCGGCGATCGCCTTTTCGCGCGCGGCCACCACGGCTTCCGATGGCACGTACACATTCAGCGAGGTGCCGCCGGCATCCGGTTACAAAGTGACCGCGTTGCAAGACGGCAAGACCATCGACATCCGCGGCGGCATCACCGTGAACGTCGGCGAGGAGAGTGTGATCGTCCCCGCGCTGAAGGCACAGGCCACGCCCAAGGCGGTCGAGACCTCAGCCAAAGAGATGGCCGTGACCACCGAGAAGGTAGCGACGGCGCAGAGTGGAGTGATCACCGGCGACCAGCTGCGTTCGCTCCCGCTCTATAACCGCAACTTCCTCACCCTGGGCACGCTCACGCCGCACACGCATGATTCCGGCGCCGCCGATCCGCTCGGCCAGGCTTCGTTCAGCGTGGCCGGTAACCGCTCGACTGGGAACGCATTCGTCCTCGATGGCGCGGACAATCGCGCCTCCAGCTCGAACCAGGCAGTCCCTTTCCAAGTCAACGACGCCATCCAGGAATTCTCGGTGGTTTCGTCGGCCGGCACCGCCGAGTATGGCAACGGCAACGGTGGCACCGTCAACGTGGTCACCAAACGCGGGGGGAACAACTGGCACGGCGCCGCGTTCGGTTATTTTGGCGCCGACCAGCTCAATGGCGACAGTCCACTCTCCGTTTATAACGGCGGCACCTTCGACCAGGCAGCCGCGCGCGCGGGCAGCACCACCTCCCCGGCGTTGACCATCTACCCGCAGTTTTACAACGACTACGTCGCGACGGCGGCCTTTACCGGCTACTGCACCGACGGAACGGCGGCGACCTGCAACACCTTGTTCGACCCGGCTGCGATCCGCGCCAGCAACGATCAGTTCAAGGCGCCGTGGCAGTCGCAGCAGTTCGGCGCCAACATCGGCGGGCCGATCCTGAAGAACAGACTCTTCATGTTCGCCGGCTATGAAGGCACGCACATCGACAATCCCAACCCGATCTTCGAGCGCGTCCCTTCCACGTTCGACAAGACCTATGACCCCTACGGGACGGGCACGTTCGGCTTCGGTCCTAGCGATCTGAACTACACCCTGGGACAGAACATCCTCGGCCTCTTCCCGGCCGCCAACGTGATCGCGGTGCCCAACGCTCTGGAGTTCTTTCAGGGTGAAGCGGCGAACCACACCATGGTGCACAACCTGCTCGGCCGCGCGGACTGGATCCACAGTCAGAACGACACGTGGGGGGTGCGCTGGGTGGGCCAGTGGCTTGACCAGTTGCATGACAACACCCTGCCGGCAAGCGGCGCCTATCCCGGCAACGGTTCGGACCGCAATGCGCTCAACCAGAACCTGAACATGACCTACACGCACATCTTCAGTTCGTCGCTGTTGAACGAGGCGCACGCCGGATTCAACCGCTTCAACCTGAAGGAGCGTCCGCAGGACCGCAACTTCGACGCCACCACACTTGGCTTCGTCAATCCGCAGATGATGACCTTCGCCCTCGCCGGCATCGATCCGCAGTACAGCGGCGCGGTCCCGTTCGTGAACGGCGCCATCGCGGGTTGGGAAGACTGGTTCTGGAACGGCTCGAGCAGCCCGATGGCCGCACCCGGCCTCGATGGCCTGTTCCCCATGGCTCGCATCGGCGCGCCGCTCTACGCGCCCAGCGTGCATGAGGACTGGTCATGGTTCGCGGCGGATAGCGTGTCGTGGACCAAGGGCCGTCACCAGTTCAAGTTCGGTGGTGAGTATCGCCACTTCTTGAACAACGTGCAGGATGGTGGCCTGAACCGCGGCTTGGTGTACTCCGGCAACATCGGTCAGTTCACCAGCGCCTCGGAAGACTGCAACGAGTCGTGCGGCGTCGCGTTCGGGTTCCCGTCGTTCGACTATGCGCAGAAGAACTTCAAGCCGTGGGACATCGATCTGCATTCTCATGCAGTGGCGCTCTTCGCCGAGGACACCTTCCACGCGCATCAGCGCCTGACCGTGACCCTGGGCGTGCGGTGGGAGTACTACTCTCGTCCGCTCGAGCAACACAACAATCTGTGGAACTTCGACCCGACCGCCAATGGTCTGGTCCAGCAGGGCGGCACTGCGGTGGTCGATCAGCTCGGGAATGCGTGTACCGGTCTCGGTTCGAGTGCTATCTACCCCTTCGATCCAGGACTAAGCTCCACCAATGGTTGGGATTGCCAAGCGCATGGCGATCCCGGTCTGTCGGCCACCAACTGGACCAACTTCATGCCGCGCGTCGGCATGGCGTGGGACATCTTCGGTGATGGCAACACGGTGGCGCGTGTCGGCGCCGGCATGTTCTACGACCGCGAGCCCACCAGCTACACCAGCCAGTTGATGTACAACCGCCCCACCACTCCGTTCGTTCCCGGCACCGGCGCAACGCAGTTGCCGCAGGCGATCTACGGCGACACGTTCAATGGTGCGGGGTCCTTTGGCGCGTGGGGAACTTCCACGCTCGATCCAGCGGTGATGGTCACCCAAAGCGTCTTGGGCATCCCCGGACAGTTCTACCAGTCCGCGGTGCAGCCGGGCGCGATGTATGCGCGCGACCGCTTCGAGGATGGTCAGCCTCGCACCTGGCAGATCAATGCCTCCATCCAACACCAGTTCTCGAGCAAGCTCGTGGCTGAGGCTGGCTACGTTGGAACCTATGGTGACAACCTGCCGGTGTTCTTCAACCAGGGCTTCAACAACGAGTGGTTCTGCAACTCGTCGGGTGCGTTCTCTGGCGCCTGCGACAACAACTCGTTCGCGCCGGTATTCATGCAGACCAACCAGGGCACGTCGCATTACAACTCGGCCTTCCTCCGCGTGAGAGCGGCAGATTGGCATGGGTTGCGTGTGAACGGTACCTACACGTTCTCGCACGCTCACGACAACGCCTCGGCGCTGGTCTTCCCCAGTCTGCCGCTCACGCTGTTCGGTTTCGGTTGCGGCGCGCAGATCTTCGTGTCCGATAACCCGGTCTCGTGCGGAGCCGACGTCCTCGGCGTGGGCGGTGCGCCCGCGTTCGGTGGTGCTGTCTCCGCTCTGACCACGACCGGCCAGGGTGGCGTGATCACCACGCCCTACAACATCCCGCAGGACCCGAACAATTTCCTGCGGAATGACTGGGGACCGTCGGACTACAACACCAACCATCGCTTTGTGATGGACTGGACGTGGGATGTTCCCTCGCTCCAGAAGAAATGGGGTTGGTCGAAGTGGCTCGACTACTGGCAGATCTCGGGTATCGCGATGGCACAGAGCGGTCAGCCGTACACCATCTATTCGCTCGTCGGCGGCGAACTGAGCCAGCGCGCAAATGCGACCGGTGCGGTAACCACCTCCACCGATCCGAACAACGCGATCTCGGTCACCAACCTCGACACCGCTTTCAACACCTGCGGCCCTGCGCTCCCGTCTAACGGCGTCTTCTTCGCCAGCGACGGCTCAACCGGCATGTCCTGCAATGGCAACACGTCACGGAACCAGTTCACCGGTCCCATGTTCAGCACCATCAACCTCGGTGTGCAGAAGAATTTCCCCATCGGGGGCGAGGGCAAGATGCTGAGCATCCGTTCGGAGTTCTACAACCTGTTCGGAGCAGAGAACTTCTACAATCCGATCAGTTTGCTGAGCACGGACGGCGTCTCGGTGAACCCGGACTTCGGCAAGATCAAGTCCGCACATGATCCGCGACAGATCCAGTTTGCCGTGCGCTACAGCTGGTAA
- the lysS gene encoding lysine--tRNA ligase, with amino-acid sequence MALDQKIYELRLEKLKQIQALGQEAYPRKYATTHTVPQILDEFTPKPAEELEKARVEVSVAGRIMAIRVMGKAGFAHLQQGGKQLQIYVKKDDVGETGWALYKLLDLGDQIGVKGYLFRTRTGELTVHVAQMTFLAKSLLPLPEKWHGLQDVELRYRQRYVDLIMNPEVREVFVKRAKLVQAVRRFFDARGYVEVETPMMQPIYGGAAAKPFSTHHNTLDLDLYLRIAPELYLKRLTVGGLDRVYEINRNFRNEGISTQHNPEFTMLEFYQAYSDYKDLMDLTEEFFPFVAQEVNGTTKAKFGEKEFDFAGWQRLSMREAIIKYWPEAAGAKPAMSDFADAKSVDALVKRFHASHSHMPYDPKDPKGKTIATLFDTVAEEHLIQPTILYDFPLDISPLSKPKPDEPDWVERFEVFIGGLEVGNAFSELNDPEDQLRRFEEQVAAKERGDEEAMSQVDHDYVRALSYGMPPAAGYGIGIDRLTMLLTDSKSIRDVILFPLLRPRAESADAGEPAAATGVAEKNEKKDPEK; translated from the coding sequence TTGGCCCTTGACCAGAAGATCTACGAGCTGCGCCTCGAGAAGCTGAAGCAGATCCAGGCCCTCGGCCAGGAAGCGTATCCGCGCAAGTACGCGACCACGCATACGGTGCCGCAGATCCTCGACGAGTTCACCCCGAAACCAGCGGAGGAGCTCGAGAAGGCGCGCGTGGAGGTGAGCGTCGCCGGACGCATCATGGCGATCCGCGTGATGGGCAAGGCCGGCTTCGCGCACCTGCAGCAGGGTGGCAAGCAGCTGCAGATCTACGTGAAGAAAGATGACGTCGGCGAAACCGGCTGGGCGCTCTACAAGCTGCTCGATCTCGGCGACCAGATCGGAGTGAAGGGATACCTCTTCCGCACCCGCACGGGCGAGCTTACCGTACACGTCGCTCAGATGACCTTCCTGGCGAAGTCGCTGTTGCCGCTGCCGGAGAAGTGGCACGGGTTGCAAGACGTGGAGCTGCGTTATCGCCAGCGCTACGTCGACCTCATCATGAATCCCGAGGTCCGCGAAGTCTTCGTGAAGCGCGCCAAGCTGGTACAGGCAGTGCGCAGATTCTTCGACGCGCGCGGCTACGTGGAAGTGGAGACGCCGATGATGCAGCCCATCTACGGCGGCGCGGCAGCGAAGCCTTTCTCCACCCACCACAACACGCTCGACCTCGATCTCTACCTGCGCATCGCGCCCGAGCTATATCTCAAACGGCTGACGGTGGGCGGGCTCGACCGCGTCTACGAGATCAATCGCAACTTCCGCAATGAGGGCATCTCGACGCAGCACAATCCCGAGTTCACCATGCTCGAGTTCTACCAGGCGTACTCGGACTACAAAGATCTGATGGACCTCACCGAAGAATTCTTTCCCTTCGTCGCGCAGGAAGTGAATGGCACGACGAAGGCGAAGTTCGGCGAGAAGGAATTCGATTTCGCCGGCTGGCAGCGGCTCTCCATGCGCGAAGCCATCATCAAGTACTGGCCGGAAGCGGCGGGCGCGAAACCGGCGATGTCCGATTTCGCCGATGCGAAGTCGGTGGACGCGCTCGTCAAGCGCTTCCACGCCTCCCATTCCCACATGCCCTACGATCCGAAAGATCCCAAAGGCAAGACCATCGCCACGCTCTTCGATACGGTCGCCGAAGAACACCTCATCCAGCCGACGATCCTCTACGACTTCCCGCTCGATATCTCTCCCCTCTCCAAGCCCAAGCCGGACGAGCCCGACTGGGTGGAGCGTTTCGAGGTCTTCATCGGCGGACTTGAGGTCGGCAACGCCTTCAGCGAGTTGAACGATCCCGAAGATCAGTTGCGGCGCTTCGAGGAGCAAGTCGCAGCCAAGGAGCGCGGCGACGAAGAAGCAATGTCGCAGGTGGACCACGATTACGTCCGCGCGCTCAGCTATGGCATGCCGCCGGCGGCGGGATACGGTATCGGCATCGACCGCCTGACCATGCTGCTCACCGATTCAAAGTCCATCCGCGACGTCATCCTGTTCCCGCTGCTGCGTCCGCGGGCGGAAAGCGCGGACGCAGGCGAGCCCGCAGCCGCCACGGGGGTTGCGGAAAAAAACGAGAAAAAGGACCCCGAAAAGTAA
- a CDS encoding DMT family transporter has product MSRSLKAHVLLVLNTLVWGVTFVVIKDALAEISPLYFNAVRMTLAAVCLAAVYWRSLLRLGVRKGDEGARATWIAGAVLGLFLWGGYEFQTTGLVLTTPSKSAFLTGLSVVLVPVFLSLIWRRKVNHWTVTGVLAAFVGLYLLTVPAGETMFDISSVNRGDLLTVGCAIAFAFHIIFLGRATKKHPFEQLAVLQTAFAALLMWLTVPILERPHAVWSPRVVWAILVTGVLCTAVAFSIQAWAQQFTPPTHTALIFALEPVFAWLTSYVVLHERLGGRAAAGAALILGGILLSELLGRVVEPQPGVLAPAELEEEGS; this is encoded by the coding sequence GTGAGCCGCTCGCTCAAAGCGCACGTCCTGCTGGTGCTGAACACGCTGGTCTGGGGCGTGACCTTCGTCGTCATCAAAGACGCGCTGGCCGAGATCTCTCCGCTTTACTTCAACGCCGTGCGCATGACGCTCGCGGCCGTGTGCCTCGCCGCCGTCTACTGGCGCTCTCTGCTGCGCCTGGGTGTGCGCAAAGGTGACGAAGGCGCCCGCGCCACCTGGATCGCCGGCGCCGTGCTCGGACTCTTCCTTTGGGGCGGCTATGAGTTCCAGACGACCGGACTGGTGCTGACCACGCCGTCGAAGTCCGCCTTCCTGACTGGGCTATCCGTGGTGCTCGTGCCCGTGTTCCTGAGCCTGATCTGGCGCCGCAAGGTCAATCACTGGACGGTGACCGGAGTGCTCGCCGCGTTCGTCGGACTGTATCTGCTGACCGTGCCCGCGGGCGAGACCATGTTCGATATTTCGAGCGTGAATCGCGGTGACCTGCTGACCGTCGGGTGCGCCATCGCCTTCGCCTTCCACATCATCTTCCTCGGACGCGCTACCAAGAAGCACCCCTTCGAGCAGCTCGCCGTGCTGCAGACCGCCTTCGCCGCCCTGCTGATGTGGCTTACCGTCCCCATACTCGAGCGGCCGCACGCGGTCTGGAGCCCGCGCGTGGTGTGGGCCATCCTCGTCACCGGCGTGCTGTGCACCGCGGTGGCCTTCAGTATCCAGGCTTGGGCGCAGCAGTTCACTCCTCCTACCCACACCGCCCTCATCTTCGCGCTCGAGCCGGTGTTTGCCTGGCTCACGTCTTACGTGGTGCTGCACGAGCGCTTGGGAGGCCGTGCGGCGGCGGGCGCAGCGCTGATCTTGGGCGGCATCCTGCTCTCTGAGCTGTTGGGACGGGTAGTGGAGCCGCAGCCCGGCGTGCTGGCCCCCGCAGAGCTTGAAGAAGAAGGCAGTTAG
- a CDS encoding pyrrolo-quinoline quinone, with product MTTRLFSALSVCFAIAFTAGCGGGGASNDGGGPPPLPQAIAVRLTPQAAAVTYTQTQQFTATVENSSNTTVTWAVDGVAGGNATVGTIDATGVYTPPAAAGMHTIVATSVADASKSDSSTLHVTNYAGAFTYHNDNLRTGQNLGETVLSSANVTPSTFGKLFTYTVDGYIYAQPLYVANLAIPGQGFHNVVYVATQHDSVYAFDADGRTTIPLWRVSFLSAGVTTVPNADVGSPDIVPEIGITGTPVIDAASGTLYVVAKTKSAGPAYAFRLHALDLATGTEKFGGPVLLTAAVPGTGDGNNGGGSVPFLALREHQRPALLLDHGVIYIAFASHGDNDPYHGWVLAYNAATLAQLSAFNTTPNGSRGGIWQAGNGPAADAAGNVYVVTGNGTFNASLGGTGYGDSYIRLAAPGGVLTPSDYFTPFNQAILESTDADLGSSGPLLLPDQSVGTAHLLLGAGKQGTIYLLDRDNMGHFNAAGDTQIVQSLPGAMGAAFGTPAYFNGRVYLHGIRDLLKVFTLSGGSLSSTPTARGSPTFGFPGATPTISANGTANGIVWELQVDGYSSGGPAVLHAADATTASEIYSSAGNAARDQAGPAVKFTVPTVANGKVYVGTQTQLDVYGLLP from the coding sequence ATGACAACGCGACTATTTTCTGCGCTATCGGTGTGCTTTGCGATCGCCTTCACCGCCGGCTGTGGCGGCGGCGGCGCGAGTAATGACGGTGGCGGCCCGCCGCCGCTCCCGCAAGCCATCGCGGTGCGGCTCACGCCGCAAGCCGCTGCGGTGACCTACACCCAGACGCAGCAGTTCACCGCCACAGTGGAGAATTCCAGCAACACCACTGTCACCTGGGCGGTGGATGGCGTTGCCGGTGGCAACGCCACCGTGGGGACGATCGACGCGACCGGCGTCTACACGCCACCGGCCGCCGCCGGCATGCATACCATCGTGGCCACCAGCGTTGCCGATGCCTCGAAGAGCGATTCGTCCACGCTGCACGTCACCAACTACGCCGGCGCCTTCACCTATCACAATGACAATCTGCGCACCGGGCAGAACCTGGGCGAGACGGTGCTTTCCTCCGCGAACGTCACGCCCTCCACCTTTGGCAAGCTCTTCACCTATACCGTGGACGGATACATCTACGCGCAACCGCTGTACGTGGCGAATCTTGCCATCCCCGGCCAGGGATTTCACAACGTGGTCTACGTCGCGACCCAGCACGACAGCGTCTATGCCTTCGACGCTGATGGACGCACCACCATCCCGCTCTGGCGCGTGAGCTTCCTCTCCGCCGGCGTGACCACGGTGCCGAATGCCGACGTGGGCTCCCCGGATATCGTGCCCGAGATCGGCATCACCGGCACGCCGGTGATCGACGCCGCCAGCGGTACGCTGTACGTGGTCGCAAAAACGAAGTCAGCCGGGCCGGCCTACGCCTTTCGCCTGCACGCGCTCGATCTTGCCACCGGGACGGAGAAGTTCGGCGGGCCCGTGCTGCTCACCGCCGCGGTGCCGGGCACCGGCGACGGCAACAATGGCGGCGGGAGCGTGCCTTTTCTCGCGTTGCGCGAGCACCAGCGCCCCGCGCTGCTGCTCGATCATGGTGTCATCTACATCGCCTTCGCTTCCCATGGCGACAACGACCCCTACCACGGCTGGGTGCTCGCCTATAACGCCGCTACGCTGGCGCAGCTCTCGGCGTTCAACACCACCCCCAACGGATCGCGCGGCGGCATCTGGCAGGCCGGCAACGGTCCTGCAGCCGACGCCGCCGGCAACGTCTACGTAGTCACCGGGAACGGCACCTTCAACGCCTCGCTCGGCGGCACCGGCTACGGCGATAGCTACATCCGGCTCGCTGCACCCGGCGGCGTGCTCACACCGAGCGACTACTTCACCCCTTTCAACCAGGCCATCCTCGAATCCACGGACGCCGACCTGGGTTCCAGCGGTCCGCTGCTGCTCCCCGATCAGAGCGTGGGCACGGCGCACCTGCTGCTCGGCGCCGGCAAACAAGGCACCATCTATCTTCTCGACCGCGACAACATGGGGCACTTCAACGCCGCCGGCGATACTCAGATCGTACAGTCGCTGCCGGGCGCGATGGGCGCTGCTTTCGGCACGCCCGCTTATTTCAACGGACGCGTCTACCTCCACGGCATTCGCGACCTGCTCAAGGTGTTCACGCTCTCCGGCGGATCGCTCTCGAGCACTCCCACGGCGCGAGGGTCGCCGACCTTTGGCTTTCCCGGCGCGACGCCCACCATCTCGGCGAACGGGACGGCCAACGGCATCGTTTGGGAGCTGCAAGTCGATGGCTACAGCAGCGGCGGCCCTGCCGTGCTCCACGCCGCGGATGCCACTACGGCAAGCGAGATCTACTCGAGCGCCGGCAATGCCGCGCGCGACCAGGCTGGGCCGGCGGTGAAATTCACCGTGCCCACGGTGGCCAACGGCAAAGTCTACGTCGGGACGCAGACGCAGCTGGACGTCTACGGCTTGCTGCCCTGA
- a CDS encoding pyridoxal-dependent decarboxylase, with the protein MGFDFDAERFDLNAEERRRLGYKLIDHINQYFSSLPDRPVQLPLEQRTFGQLTDKMPELGLQPEHVLDEVCDELVHKGFHVPAANYFGLMNPTPTYVAVLAEALVSALNPQLATLARSQLASKIENETVRWIGERIWGNGHGNGKPFDGTFTSGGNEANFSALALALAARFPQAVDDGVASIGARPVFYASAEAHHSLDKSAGLLGLGRNALRRVAVNENVQMDAAKLEAMIVADQRAGDIPFCVVSTAGTTNSGAVDDIVALAGLCAKHGLWLHVDGAYGAAAVFSDQHRNLVRGIERADSVTIDPHKWLAMPFAAGVILTSRPELLATAFAVATPYMPNVGTTMSAAQAIRGTHLIDNFKVSTQWSRRMNSLKFWLTLRVHGRKAYEELIHRQLELARQMREWIERSDAFEMAAPQVLPILNFRVQLPGTTMSEADVARANAAVVEEVTRDGRRWISLTNVNGRSVIRMMIISYLTGESHLHDLQQALVVAARTVLKPAGART; encoded by the coding sequence ATGGGATTTGACTTTGACGCAGAACGTTTTGATCTGAACGCAGAAGAGCGGCGGCGGCTTGGCTACAAGCTGATCGACCACATCAACCAGTACTTCTCTTCCCTGCCGGATCGTCCCGTACAGCTCCCTCTCGAACAGCGCACTTTCGGACAGCTCACCGACAAGATGCCCGAGCTCGGCCTCCAGCCCGAGCACGTGCTCGATGAAGTGTGCGACGAGCTGGTGCACAAAGGTTTCCACGTGCCGGCGGCAAACTACTTTGGCCTGATGAACCCCACGCCGACATACGTCGCCGTCTTGGCCGAGGCGCTGGTCTCAGCGCTCAATCCGCAACTCGCCACCCTCGCGCGCTCGCAGCTGGCTTCGAAGATCGAGAACGAGACGGTACGCTGGATCGGCGAGCGCATCTGGGGAAACGGCCATGGGAATGGCAAACCGTTTGACGGCACCTTCACCTCGGGCGGCAACGAAGCCAACTTCAGCGCGCTCGCGCTCGCGCTGGCGGCGCGGTTTCCGCAAGCCGTCGATGACGGCGTAGCCTCCATCGGGGCCAGGCCGGTGTTTTACGCCTCGGCGGAAGCGCACCATTCTCTCGATAAGTCGGCGGGACTGCTGGGGCTCGGCCGCAACGCACTGCGTCGCGTCGCGGTCAACGAAAATGTCCAGATGGACGCGGCGAAGCTCGAGGCCATGATCGTGGCCGACCAGCGCGCGGGCGACATCCCGTTCTGCGTCGTCTCGACCGCCGGCACCACGAACTCGGGCGCGGTCGACGACATCGTTGCGTTGGCCGGCCTGTGCGCGAAGCACGGTCTCTGGCTGCACGTGGACGGCGCGTACGGCGCGGCGGCAGTCTTCAGCGACCAGCATCGCAACCTCGTCCGCGGCATCGAGCGCGCGGACTCGGTGACCATCGATCCGCACAAATGGCTGGCCATGCCGTTCGCCGCGGGCGTGATCCTCACCTCGCGCCCGGAACTGCTCGCAACCGCGTTCGCGGTCGCGACGCCGTACATGCCCAACGTGGGAACGACCATGTCCGCAGCGCAGGCCATCCGCGGCACGCACCTGATCGACAACTTCAAGGTGAGCACGCAGTGGTCGCGGCGCATGAACTCGCTCAAATTCTGGCTCACGCTGCGCGTCCACGGACGCAAGGCCTACGAAGAGCTCATCCACCGCCAGCTCGAGCTCGCGCGGCAGATGCGGGAATGGATCGAGCGCTCGGACGCCTTCGAGATGGCCGCGCCGCAGGTGCTGCCCATCCTGAACTTCCGTGTGCAGTTGCCGGGGACGACGATGTCCGAGGCCGACGTCGCGCGCGCGAACGCGGCGGTGGTGGAAGAGGTCACGCGCGACGGGCGCCGCTGGATCTCACTGACCAACGTCAACGGACGCAGCGTGATCCGCATGATGATCATCAGCTACCTGACCGGGGAGAGTCACCTGCACGACCTGCAACAGGCGCTGGTGGTGGCGGCGCGGACGGTGCTGAAGCCGGCCGGCGCGCGCACCTAG